ACAACTAACTATGTCCTAATCGACTTATTGATCAGCAACTTTTAAGAATAGAAACTTATAAAGATGAGATAGGAAACTTTACATGTGATAAAGTTTCAAATGCAAAGTATTCCAGCTTCTTGGTACTTGTATCCCGTCCATACTTGACAACCGGTAAGCCCCACGTCCTACGGCGGCATCAATGAAGTAAGGGGCTTCCCAAGTGTCAGCAAATTTCCCTGCCATCACGTCCACTGTGTTTTGGAATGTTTTTCTTAAGACCATGTCGCCAACACGGAAAATTCTTATGTGAACATGTTTGTTGTAAGTATTAGCCACCTTTTGTTGATAAGAAACTAACCGATTTTTTGCCATTTCTCGCAACTAATCCACATTTTATTTGTCGTGTGACAACTCTGTGTTGTTCACGTTACTTACCTTGCTGTTGATATCATGACCTCTGTTGGTAACATAGCTTCGGTACTATAGACTAGACTGTATGGTGTCTGTCCTGTAGACGTTTTTGGAGTTGTCATGTCCGACCACAATACCCAAGGAAATTCTTCAGCCGACCTTCCTTTGCATGTCATCAATTATCTCTTTAAGTTGTTGATTATGATTTTGTGGCTTGATTCAGCTTTTTCATTGGCTTGAGGGTATCTTGGTGTTGATTTAATCAAACTGATGTTCTAACATTTGCAAAACATTCCAGTCTTATAACTTATGAACTGCGACCCATTGTCACAAACAATCTCGGATGGTACACCAAACTTGCGAAGAATGTTTCTTTTAATGAATGAAATTACTTCTTTTGACGTCACTTGCTTGAACGCCTTTGCTTCAATCCACTTTGAGAAATAATCAGTCATGGCCAACATGAACACCTTCTGTCCTGGTGCGGGTGATATTTTTCCCACGATATCCATTTCCCACTTCATGAAAGGCCAAGATGGAATGGACATGTTAAGATGCTAAGACGGTTGATGTATGACAGGCGCATGTCGTTGGCAGTCGTCACATCTTTTTGCATAGTCTAGGGCATCTTGTTTTAGTATCATCCAATAATAACCCAAgagtaaaattttaaaaatagatTTCTTCCATTAGTGTGATTCCCACATTCTCCTTCGTGTGCATCCTTTAGCACCATGTCTGCCTCATACTTTTCAGACATATCTGTAGCAGCCCCGTGGAACATTTTTTGAATAGTTCTCCATCTATAATTGTAAACATTGACGCCTTCATCCTGAGAATCCTTGCTTCATTGTTGTTGGTTGGCATTGTTCCAAATTGCGAGTAATCCTTGTATGTCTTCATCCAGCTGTCTACATCTTTACTGGTCTTATCATCACGTTGATCAAGGGTTATTACTCCTGATTCAAGAATTAGTCTTTCCATAGCACGCTTCATGATGTGGACCACTGGGATGTTGTTTAAATCTAAACCTTTGAACACAGCTCCCAATCCGGCTAATGCATCAGCTTGCACATTATTTTCCCTTGGAACTTGTATGCTAAAGTAGTTGAAATGGTTGGTTAGCCCTTTGGTGATGTCCATGTATGCAACCATCTTGTGATCCTTGGATTTATAAGACCCCTTGACGTGATTAACAATGAGTA
The sequence above is drawn from the Apium graveolens cultivar Ventura chromosome 2, ASM990537v1, whole genome shotgun sequence genome and encodes:
- the LOC141686717 gene encoding uncharacterized protein LOC141686717, which encodes MIVQSICCDFKATNNEAEYEALIMRLTIAKDTKIKNIYVNCESLLIVNHVKGSYKSKDHKMVAYMDITKGLTNHFNYFSIQVPRENNVQADALAGLGAVFKGLDLNNIPVVHIMKRAMERLILESGVITLDQRDDKTSKDVDSWMKTYKDYSQFGTMPTNNNEARILRMKASMFTIIDGELFKKCSTGLLQICLKSMRQTWC